From a region of the Rhodococcus sp. 4CII genome:
- a CDS encoding arabinosyltransferase domain-containing protein, giving the protein MPPQPPLPDVRSIRTSRLVAIVTGLIGFVLALATPFLPVKQDVASIDWPQGGDLNSVEAPLVSYTPLDMQVSVPCSVFAQLGSAGGTVVSTLPNRAPDFEKNGLVVKAGADGTVDVTIRGTSLISASAADLQGCTALTVTSDHQRTSAEVTGTAQPLTGSVEGDQRPQMVGLFTDLHGTAPAGLSVHVSPDSRFSSSPTLLKLLAMIVCVLATLTSLYALHRVDGIDGRRARRFLPAHWWRFTGVDAVVIGTLLLWHVVGANTSDDGYLLGMARVSEHSGYMANYFRWFGVPEAPFGWSYELLAALAKVSTASMWMRLPTLLAALLCWMVISREVIPRLGVAVRRNRTALWTGGLVFLAFWLPYDNGLRPEPVIALGALLTWCSIERAIATGRLLPGAVAVLIAAFSLAAGPSGLICIAALIAGARPILQIVIARGHRVGFASQILPILAAGTVVMVAVFADQTLATVLESTRVRTALGPNVAWFDERLRWDSLMGISPDGSLARRFGVFVMLLCVVVCVMLILRKGKVPGTAIGPSRRILGIVFASLLLMMFTPTKWTHHFGVYAGLAGSVAVLAAVGVGAASIRSKRNRTLFAAGVLFILAVAFTSSNGWWYVSSYGVPWWDKPPMIAGKGFSTVFLGLTVLTLLLAAWYHVREPYEHGKKPNGKRARMLAPSPLTVAAGAVVLFEVLSLLKGAVAQYPGYSIAKANIESVTGGTCALADEVLVETDPTAALLQPIAPVTDPNGAGAFGATSAEGFTPNGIADDLTADSEKIATGGANTVDTETDETTTGTSSGTGGGTEATAGVNGSTVTLPFGLDPARTPVLGSYQRGGEQKPAALTTGWYGLPERSDDAPILTISAAGRIRFVDADGVVTPGQILKVEYGVTGPDGSVTALGTVDPIDIGPSPSWRNLRVPLDQLPADANTVRLVADDPATDPGQWLAVTPPRVPKMQTLQTVVGSSDPVLLDWAVGLAFPCQRPFDHRYGVAEVPDWRVLPDRIGAESTNAWQDKFGGGPLGWTDQLLSASTLATYLSNDWDRDWGSLERYTPLDESATPAQVESEQVTRSGTWSPGPVRYQ; this is encoded by the coding sequence GTGCCGCCCCAACCACCGCTGCCCGACGTACGGAGCATTCGTACTTCCCGGCTCGTCGCGATCGTCACCGGTCTGATCGGTTTCGTACTCGCCCTGGCCACCCCGTTCCTGCCGGTGAAGCAGGACGTCGCGTCCATCGACTGGCCGCAGGGCGGCGACCTGAACAGTGTCGAGGCGCCGCTCGTCTCGTACACACCGCTGGACATGCAGGTCAGCGTCCCCTGCTCGGTATTCGCCCAACTCGGGTCCGCCGGCGGCACCGTCGTCTCCACCCTCCCGAACCGGGCGCCCGACTTCGAGAAGAACGGCCTCGTGGTCAAGGCCGGCGCCGACGGCACGGTCGACGTGACGATTCGCGGCACGTCCCTGATCTCGGCGAGCGCCGCGGATCTCCAGGGCTGCACCGCCCTCACCGTCACCTCCGACCACCAGCGGACGTCCGCCGAGGTCACGGGCACCGCACAGCCGCTGACCGGCTCCGTCGAGGGCGACCAGCGACCGCAGATGGTCGGCCTGTTCACCGACCTGCACGGGACGGCACCGGCCGGGTTGAGCGTGCACGTCAGCCCCGACTCCCGATTCTCGTCCAGCCCGACCCTCCTCAAGTTGCTGGCGATGATCGTGTGCGTCCTCGCGACGTTGACGTCGCTGTACGCGCTGCACCGGGTGGACGGCATCGACGGCCGACGCGCCCGCCGGTTCCTGCCCGCGCACTGGTGGAGGTTCACCGGCGTCGACGCCGTCGTGATCGGGACGTTGCTGCTGTGGCACGTGGTCGGCGCCAACACCTCCGACGACGGCTATCTCCTCGGCATGGCCCGCGTCTCGGAACATTCCGGCTACATGGCCAATTACTTCCGCTGGTTCGGCGTCCCCGAGGCGCCGTTCGGGTGGTCGTACGAACTTCTCGCAGCGCTGGCGAAGGTGAGTACCGCGAGCATGTGGATGCGGCTGCCGACGCTGCTCGCCGCCCTGCTCTGCTGGATGGTGATCAGCCGCGAGGTCATACCCCGGCTCGGTGTGGCGGTGCGCCGCAACAGGACTGCCCTCTGGACCGGCGGGCTCGTCTTCCTCGCGTTCTGGTTGCCGTACGACAACGGGTTGCGCCCCGAGCCGGTCATCGCGCTCGGCGCCCTGCTGACGTGGTGTTCGATCGAACGCGCCATCGCCACCGGACGACTACTCCCCGGCGCCGTCGCCGTGCTCATCGCCGCGTTCTCGCTCGCGGCCGGACCCTCGGGGCTGATCTGTATCGCCGCGCTCATCGCGGGTGCCCGGCCGATCCTGCAGATCGTGATCGCGCGCGGCCACCGGGTCGGATTCGCCTCCCAGATCCTGCCGATCCTCGCCGCCGGAACGGTGGTGATGGTGGCCGTGTTCGCGGACCAGACGCTGGCCACGGTGCTCGAGTCGACCCGGGTGCGAACCGCCCTCGGCCCCAACGTCGCATGGTTCGACGAGCGGTTGCGCTGGGATTCGCTCATGGGGATCTCGCCGGACGGCTCGCTGGCCCGCCGGTTCGGGGTGTTCGTGATGCTGCTGTGCGTCGTGGTCTGCGTGATGCTGATCCTGCGCAAGGGGAAGGTGCCCGGGACCGCGATCGGACCGTCCCGCCGCATCCTCGGCATCGTGTTCGCGTCGCTGCTGCTGATGATGTTCACGCCCACCAAGTGGACCCACCACTTCGGTGTGTACGCGGGACTCGCGGGCTCGGTGGCGGTGCTCGCCGCGGTCGGTGTGGGCGCCGCGAGTATCCGGTCCAAACGCAACCGCACCCTGTTCGCGGCGGGCGTCCTCTTCATCCTCGCGGTCGCGTTCACCAGCTCCAACGGCTGGTGGTACGTGTCCAGCTACGGCGTCCCGTGGTGGGACAAGCCGCCGATGATCGCCGGCAAGGGCTTCTCCACCGTGTTCCTCGGCCTCACGGTGCTCACGCTGCTCCTCGCCGCCTGGTACCACGTCCGCGAACCGTACGAGCACGGCAAGAAGCCCAACGGCAAGCGCGCACGGATGCTCGCGCCGTCGCCGCTGACCGTGGCAGCCGGTGCCGTCGTCCTGTTCGAGGTGCTGTCGCTGCTCAAGGGCGCTGTCGCGCAGTACCCCGGGTACTCCATCGCGAAGGCCAACATCGAGTCGGTGACCGGTGGCACGTGCGCGCTCGCCGACGAGGTCCTCGTCGAAACCGATCCGACCGCGGCCCTGCTGCAGCCGATCGCCCCGGTCACCGACCCGAACGGCGCCGGCGCGTTCGGCGCGACCTCGGCGGAGGGTTTCACCCCCAACGGCATCGCCGACGACCTCACCGCCGACTCCGAGAAGATCGCCACCGGCGGCGCCAACACCGTCGACACCGAGACCGACGAGACGACGACGGGCACCAGCTCCGGCACCGGCGGCGGCACCGAGGCCACTGCCGGAGTCAACGGCAGCACCGTGACGCTGCCGTTCGGCCTCGACCCCGCCCGGACCCCTGTTCTCGGCAGCTACCAGCGGGGTGGGGAGCAGAAACCCGCCGCCCTCACCACCGGCTGGTACGGACTGCCCGAGCGCAGCGACGACGCACCGATCCTCACCATCTCGGCCGCCGGACGCATCCGGTTCGTCGACGCGGACGGTGTCGTCACCCCCGGGCAGATTCTGAAGGTCGAGTACGGCGTCACCGGCCCGGACGGCTCGGTGACCGCGCTCGGCACCGTCGACCCGATCGACATCGGGCCGTCGCCGTCGTGGCGCAACCTGCGGGTGCCGCTCGATCAGCTACCCGCCGACGCGAACACGGTCCGGCTGGTGGCCGACGACCCGGCCACCGACCCCGGCCAGTGGCTGGCGGTCACGCCGCCCCGGGTGCCGAAGATGCAGACGCTGCAGACCGTCGTCGGCTCCAGCGACCCGGTGCTCCTCGACTGGGCGGTCGGGCTCGCATTCCCCTGCCAGCGCCCCTTCGACCACCGCTACGGCGTCGCCGAGGTCCCGGACTGGCGCGTCCTGCCCGACCGCATCGGCGCCGAGTCCACGAACGCCTGGCAGGACAAGTTCGGCGGCGGACCACTGGGCTGGACCGACCAGCTCCTGTCGGCGAGCACCCTGGCCACGTACCTGTCGAACGACTGGGACCGCGACTGGGGCTCGCTCGAGCGGTACACGCCACTCGACGAGTCGGCGACGCCGGCGCAGGTGGAGTCCGAACAGGTGACCAGGTCGGGTACCTGGTCGCCCGGCCCGGTGCGCTACCAATAG
- a CDS encoding arabinosyltransferase domain-containing protein, producing the protein MPDAVTTSVSEPEAPSPPARQDRRSEYRTARLVAIVTGLIGFVLAVATPFMPVQQTTAAVNWPHNGIVGDVEAPLMSQVPVDLSAAIPCSAVAQLPPQGGILLATAPAQGEGAALNAMFVRVSDKSVDVLDRNVTIATAPREQVLSGACSEIRITSNIDATSAEFAGLTTPAGDPIAGSLVGDLRPQVVGVFSDLRDGAAPAGLSFTMNVDSRFSSSPTLIKLVAMIVALLATAIALVALGRLDGTDGRGHRNFLPSHWWKFTGLDTIVVGTLVLWHFIGANTSDDGYLLTMARVSDHAGYMANYFRWFGVPEAPFGWYYDVLAAMAKISTASPFMRLPALVAGILCWMVISREVAPRLGRSVRRNKVALWTGGLVFLSFWLPFNNGLRPEPIVALGALLTWCSIERSIATGRLLPAAVAVLIGAFTLAAAPTGLMCVAALLAGARPLVRIVVKRHRQVGTLPLLAPIAAAGTIVLVVVFADQTLATVMEATRVRTLIGPNLEWYKDFLRYYYLFVPTVDGSVARRFAFLTMILCLLTTLFILLRRKRIPGAATGPSWRLLGVVFGTIFFMMFNPTKWTHHFGAYAGIAGSLAALTAVAVSASALRSRRNRTIFLAGLLLMLALTFAGINGYWYVSSYGVPWFDKPVSIGGRQSNTFFLVLFGLAVALAAWQYLREGFAAPPARANTEKGRRIRKFAAAPLTVIAGIMVLFEVLSLLKGAVSQYPAYSLARSNFDSLTGQTCGLAEDVLVEGNTNGGNLTPLADPGQPLANPADPLGGANPVGFSPNGVPSDLTADYVEVKQGMGNTDNQSVGPSFETGSSAGTSGGTGRVGVNGSDAKLPFGLDPGTTPVMGSYQEGVQEPAKLSSSWYALPERSDDTPLIVMSAAGRIWSVDPTGALTYGQSLLLEYGKRQPDGTVQSQGTYLPKDIGPAPSWRNLRVPIDELSPDADAVRIVANDPNLTGDQWLAFTPPRVPKLETLNSTIGSSQPVLLDWAVGLQFPCQRPFDHQYGVAEMPNYRILPDRPLAVSSTDTWQSAENGGPLGFTELLASATAIPTYMRDDWGRDWGSLERFDRYYPNATAATVDTDTATRSGLWNPGTLRVYDSP; encoded by the coding sequence GTGCCCGACGCCGTGACAACTTCCGTCTCCGAACCCGAAGCCCCTTCGCCGCCTGCTCGCCAGGACCGGCGGAGTGAGTACCGGACCGCTCGTCTGGTTGCCATCGTCACCGGCCTCATCGGGTTCGTGCTGGCAGTGGCCACCCCGTTCATGCCGGTCCAGCAGACCACCGCAGCCGTGAACTGGCCGCACAACGGCATCGTCGGCGATGTCGAGGCGCCGCTGATGTCGCAGGTACCCGTCGACCTGTCGGCGGCCATTCCGTGCTCCGCGGTGGCCCAGCTCCCGCCGCAGGGCGGCATCCTGCTGGCCACCGCACCCGCACAGGGTGAGGGTGCCGCGCTGAACGCGATGTTCGTCCGGGTGTCCGACAAGTCGGTGGACGTGCTCGATCGCAACGTGACGATCGCGACGGCACCCCGCGAACAGGTGCTGTCGGGCGCCTGCTCCGAGATCCGCATCACATCGAACATCGACGCGACGTCCGCCGAATTCGCCGGCCTCACCACGCCGGCCGGCGACCCCATAGCCGGTTCCCTCGTCGGAGACCTCCGCCCGCAGGTGGTGGGCGTGTTCAGCGACCTCCGCGACGGCGCGGCGCCTGCGGGCCTGTCGTTCACGATGAACGTGGACTCCCGGTTCTCGTCGAGCCCCACGCTCATCAAACTGGTCGCCATGATCGTGGCTCTCCTCGCCACGGCCATCGCCCTGGTCGCCCTCGGCCGCCTCGACGGCACCGACGGGCGCGGGCACCGCAACTTCCTGCCGTCGCACTGGTGGAAGTTCACCGGGCTCGACACGATCGTCGTGGGCACGCTGGTGCTGTGGCACTTCATCGGCGCCAATACCTCCGACGACGGCTACCTGCTCACCATGGCCCGCGTCTCCGACCACGCCGGATACATGGCCAACTACTTCCGCTGGTTCGGCGTCCCCGAGGCGCCGTTCGGCTGGTACTACGACGTCCTCGCGGCGATGGCCAAGATCTCGACGGCCAGCCCGTTCATGCGGCTGCCCGCGCTCGTCGCCGGCATCCTGTGCTGGATGGTGATCAGCCGGGAGGTTGCTCCGCGCCTCGGCCGGTCCGTCCGGCGCAACAAGGTCGCGCTGTGGACCGGCGGCCTCGTCTTCCTGTCGTTCTGGCTGCCGTTCAACAACGGCCTGCGGCCCGAGCCCATCGTGGCACTCGGCGCCCTGCTCACCTGGTGTTCCATCGAGCGTTCCATCGCCACCGGACGCCTCCTCCCCGCCGCTGTCGCGGTGCTGATCGGCGCATTCACGCTCGCCGCCGCGCCCACCGGCCTGATGTGTGTGGCCGCCCTGCTCGCCGGCGCCCGCCCGCTCGTCCGCATCGTCGTCAAGCGCCACCGCCAGGTGGGAACGCTGCCGCTGCTCGCCCCGATCGCGGCCGCAGGCACGATCGTCCTGGTGGTCGTGTTTGCCGACCAGACCCTGGCCACCGTGATGGAAGCCACCCGGGTCCGCACCCTGATCGGCCCGAACCTCGAGTGGTACAAGGATTTCCTGCGCTACTACTACCTGTTCGTCCCCACCGTTGACGGGTCTGTGGCGCGCCGCTTCGCATTCCTGACGATGATCCTGTGCCTGTTGACGACCCTGTTTATCCTGTTGCGCCGCAAGCGGATTCCCGGCGCCGCCACCGGACCGTCGTGGCGCCTGCTCGGCGTCGTGTTCGGCACGATTTTCTTCATGATGTTCAACCCCACCAAGTGGACCCACCACTTCGGGGCGTACGCGGGCATCGCCGGTTCACTGGCCGCGCTCACCGCCGTCGCGGTGTCGGCGTCGGCGCTGCGGTCGCGCCGCAACCGCACGATCTTCCTGGCCGGACTGCTGCTCATGCTGGCCCTGACGTTCGCAGGCATCAACGGATACTGGTACGTCTCGAGTTACGGCGTGCCGTGGTTCGACAAGCCCGTCTCCATCGGCGGGCGCCAGTCCAACACCTTCTTCCTCGTCCTGTTCGGTTTGGCCGTGGCACTGGCCGCCTGGCAGTACCTGCGGGAAGGATTCGCCGCGCCACCCGCCCGCGCGAACACCGAGAAGGGCAGACGGATCAGGAAATTCGCTGCCGCCCCCCTCACCGTCATCGCCGGCATCATGGTGCTGTTCGAAGTCCTCTCCCTCCTCAAGGGCGCCGTCTCCCAGTACCCGGCGTACTCGCTGGCCCGTTCCAACTTCGACTCCCTCACCGGCCAGACCTGCGGACTGGCCGAGGACGTCCTCGTCGAGGGCAACACCAACGGCGGAAACCTCACCCCCCTCGCCGACCCCGGGCAGCCTCTCGCGAACCCCGCCGACCCGCTCGGCGGTGCGAACCCCGTCGGCTTCTCCCCGAACGGGGTGCCGTCCGACCTGACCGCCGACTACGTCGAGGTCAAGCAGGGAATGGGCAACACCGACAACCAGAGCGTCGGCCCCAGCTTCGAGACCGGATCGAGCGCCGGAACCAGCGGCGGCACCGGACGCGTCGGCGTCAACGGCAGCGACGCCAAGCTGCCGTTCGGACTCGACCCCGGCACCACCCCCGTCATGGGCAGCTACCAGGAGGGCGTCCAGGAGCCCGCGAAGCTGTCGTCCAGCTGGTACGCACTCCCCGAACGCAGCGACGACACCCCGCTCATCGTCATGTCCGCCGCCGGACGCATCTGGTCGGTCGACCCGACCGGCGCCCTCACCTACGGCCAGTCGCTGCTCCTCGAATACGGCAAGCGCCAACCCGACGGCACCGTCCAGTCGCAAGGCACCTACCTGCCCAAGGACATCGGCCCGGCACCGTCGTGGCGCAACCTGCGCGTCCCGATCGACGAGCTGTCCCCCGACGCCGACGCCGTCCGGATCGTCGCCAACGACCCCAACCTCACCGGCGACCAGTGGCTCGCATTCACCCCGCCGCGCGTACCGAAACTCGAGACCCTCAACTCGACGATCGGCAGCTCACAACCGGTGCTGCTCGACTGGGCCGTGGGCCTGCAGTTCCCCTGCCAGCGCCCGTTCGACCACCAGTACGGGGTCGCGGAAATGCCGAACTACCGCATCCTCCCCGACCGCCCCCTGGCCGTCAGCTCCACCGACACCTGGCAGTCCGCGGAGAACGGCGGCCCCCTCGGCTTCACCGAACTCCTCGCCAGCGCCACCGCCATCCCCACCTACATGCGGGACGACTGGGGTCGCGACTGGGGCTCCCTCGAACGCTTCGACCGGTACTACCCGAACGCCACCGCGGCCACCGTGGACACCGACACCGCCACCCGCTCGGGACTCTGGAAC